One genomic segment of Mauremys mutica isolate MM-2020 ecotype Southern chromosome 10, ASM2049712v1, whole genome shotgun sequence includes these proteins:
- the CNPPD1 gene encoding protein CNPPD1, with product MTHPRGIRALSQEAAEEPGASLAGESPPVASGPGCLRHSPCPGKRKGERRTLLPPRRGTDRAPSSPRGMDLDGLLLDEEGTFSLSGFQEFTFLPGHQQLSERVRKRLYYGWDKDCSLDNLSSPVADIAVELLQKAAPSPIRRLQKKYVCHVSREACISPCSMMLALVYIERLRHRNPEYLQQISSSDLFLISMMVASKYLYDEGEEEEVFNDEWGAAGKVGVQTVNTLEMNFLSAIDWTLYTDPKELFEVLSWLEGCVARRQGTQRGWFTYTDLCVLLEQSLWQHALGQFYQQVAKLACLLGVMYLTGIAAVFASVTVVHQVVGVRSAGPAALRPLLFPMDGGRPLGSGAPLAPCVTQLPDPGLGLPGPLSPSGSDSSSCCPVENETEEEQCCPGGGVTATALYLWGSVLTALSYTEAPGSAMQTSPQQVPPLCPNCLKLRRGRSTCERSNRTSPSRPFTPPAPFGLGLGPARLALCCSGCSSGPSWGWHPSAALSPQDWPDPLALKQCSFQAAMDLGRIKTFIFPS from the exons ATGACCCATCCCCGCGGTATCCGGGCGCTGAGTCAGGAGGCCGCAGAAGAGCCCGGAGCTTCGCTGGCTGGTGAATCACCGCCGGTAGCTTCCGGGCCGGGCTGCCTGAgacactccccctgccccgggaagaggaagggagagagacgGACCCTACTCCCGCCCCGCCGCGGTACGGACCgggcccccagcagcccccgcgGGATGGATCTGGACGGGCTGCTGCTGGACGAGGAGGGGACCTTCTCCCTGAGCGGCTTCCAGGAGTTCACG TTTCTGCCAGGGCACCAGCAGCTGAGCGAGAGGGTGCGGAAGCGCTTGTATTATGGCTGGGACAAAGACTGTAGCCTGGACAATCTCTCCAGCCCGGTGGCCG ACATCGCCGTCGAGTTGCTCCAGaaagcagctcccagccccatccGCAGGCTGCAGAAGAAATACGTTTGCCACGTGTCTCG GGAAGCCTGCATCTCGCCCTGCTCCATGATGCTGGCTCTGGTTTACATCGAGAGACTCCGGCACCGGAACCCCGAGTACCTGCAGCAGATCTCCTCCTCGGACCTCTTCCTGATCTCCATG ATGGTTGCCAGCAAGTACCTGTATGacgaaggggaggaggaggaggtgttcAATGATGAATGGGGCGCAGCTGGCAAGGTGGGGGTGCAGACCGTTAACACGCTGGAGATGAACTTCCTGAGCGCCATT GACTGGACCCTCTACACTGACCCCAAGGAGCTGTTTGAAGTGCTGAGCTGGCTGGAAGGatg CGTGGCAAGGAGACAGGGCACTCAGCGTGGCTGGTTCACCTACACGGACCTGTGCGTCCTGCTGGAGCAGTCCCTCTGGCAGCATGCCCTGGGCCAGTTCTACCAGCAGGTGGCAAAG CTGGCCTGCTTGCTGGGCGTGATGTACCTGACTGGCATTGCTGCAGTCTTCGCCTCTGTCACTGTGGTGCACCAGGTCGTGGGTGTGAGGAGTGCCGGCCCCGCTGCCCTCCGGCCTCTGCTGTTCCCCATGGATGGTGGGCGcccgctgggctctggggcaCCCCTCGCCCCCTGTGTCACTCAGCtgccagatcctgggctggggctgcctgGCCCCCTTTCCCCCTCTGGCTCCGATAGCAGCTCCTGTTGTCCGGTGGAGAACGAGACGGAGGAGGAGCAGTGCTGCCCTGGTGGTGGGGTGACGGCCACGGCACTGTACCTGTGGGGCAGCGTGCTGACGGCACTGTCCTACACGgaggccccaggctctgccaTGCAGACTAGTCCCCAGCAAGTGCCCCCTCTCTGCCCAAACTGCCTGAAACTCCGCAGAGGGCGCAGCACCTGTGAGAGATCCAACCGCACGAGCCCCAGCCGCCCCTTCACCCCGCCTGCCCCCTTTGGACTCGGCCTGGGCCCCGCTCGCCTGGCGCTCTGCTGCAGTGGCTGCTCATCCGGCCCCAGTTGGGGCTGGCATCCGTCCGCAGCCCTCAGCCCCCAGGACTGGCCCGACCCCCTGGCACTGAAGCAGTGCTCCTTCCAGGCAGCCATGGATCTGGGCAGAATCAAGACCTTCATCTTCCCCAGCTAG